In Aequorivita sp. H23M31, a single window of DNA contains:
- a CDS encoding KAP family P-loop NTPase fold protein → MKLKLIPPYIPKTKEEGDPFMNCKLDRKEYADALTTIVNTYSDGFVMAINNKWGSGKTTFVEMWKQQLKNEDFQTLYFNAWENDFQTEVMVALLAELKELQDKGKRNFNSLVKSGAILLNKTTPIITKGLVSKVVGDKVVGELVEVITELTTGELKKQIESFTDAKKGLIDFRNNLKKYVAQVNKGKPVIFIIDELDRCRPNYAVSVLENVKHLFSVEGIVFVLSIDKVQLGHAIRGVYGSEQIDSEEYLRRFIDLEYNLPTPDRRLFIKYLYNYFEFNLFINSNARRARVEFHSDIDVLQNNAIILFADENFTLTQIEKNFARIRLTLNTFSEDQYILTDIVVLLSYIYDRYPEIYNKIENSEYTLQELVDVMDPIFESFKDPEHRGTRLILYASFLNRYHKQLLRLKKTKENIVELDKSNKSLKLVVKSRLENERNHLASLASFPPSHSQTKNIDLAFIQKRYSLVENLR, encoded by the coding sequence ATGAAATTAAAGCTAATCCCTCCATATATTCCTAAAACCAAAGAAGAAGGGGATCCTTTTATGAACTGCAAATTGGATCGTAAAGAATACGCCGATGCTCTTACTACTATTGTAAATACATACTCTGATGGTTTTGTAATGGCGATTAATAACAAATGGGGATCGGGTAAAACCACTTTTGTAGAAATGTGGAAGCAACAGCTAAAAAATGAAGACTTCCAAACTCTCTATTTTAATGCTTGGGAAAATGATTTTCAGACTGAAGTAATGGTGGCCTTGCTAGCTGAATTAAAAGAACTTCAAGATAAGGGGAAGCGGAATTTTAATTCCTTGGTCAAAAGCGGTGCGATTTTATTAAACAAGACCACTCCTATAATTACAAAAGGTCTTGTGTCAAAAGTTGTGGGGGATAAGGTTGTTGGAGAATTGGTCGAAGTTATAACGGAACTTACAACCGGCGAATTAAAAAAACAGATAGAGTCGTTTACGGATGCCAAAAAAGGATTAATTGATTTTCGAAATAATTTAAAAAAGTATGTTGCACAGGTAAATAAGGGAAAACCTGTGATTTTTATTATTGATGAGTTAGATAGGTGCAGACCAAATTATGCGGTTTCAGTTTTAGAAAATGTAAAGCATTTATTTTCAGTGGAAGGAATCGTATTTGTTCTTTCAATTGATAAAGTGCAACTTGGTCACGCAATACGAGGAGTGTATGGTAGTGAGCAAATTGATAGTGAAGAATATTTAAGACGTTTCATAGATTTAGAATATAATCTGCCTACCCCAGATAGACGTTTATTCATTAAGTATCTATATAATTATTTTGAATTCAATTTATTCATTAACTCAAACGCTCGTCGAGCCCGAGTAGAATTTCATAGTGACATTGATGTTCTTCAAAACAATGCAATAATATTGTTCGCAGATGAAAATTTTACTTTAACACAAATAGAAAAAAACTTTGCTCGTATCAGACTTACCCTTAATACGTTTTCAGAAGATCAATATATACTTACCGATATTGTCGTTCTATTGTCATATATATATGATAGGTATCCAGAAATATATAATAAAATTGAAAATTCGGAATATACTCTACAAGAATTAGTAGATGTGATGGACCCTATTTTTGAATCATTTAAAGATCCAGAACATCGTGGTACAAGATTAATTTTATATGCCTCTTTTTTAAATAGATATCACAAGCAGCTGTTAAGATTAAAAAAAACCAAAGAAAATATTGTTGAATTGGATAAATCCAATAAATCATTAAAACTTGTAGTAAAATCCAGATTGGAAAATGAAAGAAATCATTTAGCTAGTTTGGCGTCATTTCCTCCGTCCCATTCTCAGACAAAAAATATTGATCTTGCTTTCATACAAAAAAGATATAGCTTAGTCGAAAACCTCCGCTAA
- a CDS encoding restriction endonuclease subunit S, protein MSWKYVKLGTVCNTGAGGTPLKSKKEYYENGTIPWLRSGEVNNRNIIDSEIKITEKGLNNSSAKLFPTGTVLIAMYGATAGQVGILNFESSTNQAVCGVLPSENFATEFLYYFFLSFKDELISQAVGNAQPNISQAKIRNTLIPLIPLQEQQQIVAILDEAFEAIDQAIANIEKNIANAQELFQSKLNEIFSQRGEGWEICLLNEICEVKDGTHDSPKYVSEDNGIPFVTQKNILEDGLSFVDNKFISLDDHENFYRRSNVTENDLLFSMIGANRGMVCIVDDGRTFSIKNVGLIKSSENYRSKYLLYFLKSPIARNYVSDNSSGSAQGFIGLGKLRAFPIPMTTLDRQKSIEIIIDSLNDNVTQIIYAYQMKINSLEELKKSILQKAFAGKLTNKMVESLQLAAEPEERY, encoded by the coding sequence ATGAGTTGGAAATATGTGAAATTAGGAACTGTATGTAACACAGGTGCTGGTGGAACTCCTTTAAAAAGCAAAAAGGAATATTATGAAAATGGCACTATTCCTTGGTTAAGAAGTGGTGAAGTAAATAACCGAAACATTATTGATTCTGAAATAAAAATAACTGAAAAAGGGTTGAATAACTCATCTGCTAAATTATTTCCTACGGGAACTGTTTTAATCGCAATGTATGGTGCAACTGCTGGTCAGGTTGGCATTTTAAATTTTGAGTCATCTACCAATCAAGCGGTTTGTGGTGTTTTGCCAAGTGAAAATTTTGCAACTGAATTTTTATATTACTTTTTCTTAAGCTTTAAGGATGAATTAATTTCTCAAGCTGTTGGGAACGCTCAGCCAAATATATCACAAGCTAAGATTAGGAACACATTAATCCCTCTTATTCCTCTCCAAGAACAACAACAAATAGTAGCCATATTAGACGAAGCTTTTGAAGCCATAGACCAAGCCATCGCCAATATTGAAAAGAATATTGCCAATGCTCAGGAACTCTTTCAATCTAAATTGAACGAAATCTTTAGCCAACGTGGTGAGGGATGGGAAATATGTTTGCTGAATGAAATATGTGAAGTGAAGGATGGAACACACGATTCACCTAAATATGTGAGTGAAGACAATGGAATCCCTTTTGTAACACAAAAGAATATTCTTGAAGATGGATTATCTTTTGTAGACAATAAATTTATTAGCTTAGATGATCACGAAAATTTTTATAGAAGGTCAAATGTTACTGAAAATGATTTATTGTTTTCTATGATTGGGGCGAATAGGGGTATGGTTTGTATTGTGGATGATGGTAGGACTTTTAGTATTAAAAATGTTGGACTAATAAAATCAAGCGAGAATTACAGAAGTAAATACTTACTATATTTTTTAAAAAGTCCAATTGCAAGAAACTATGTTTCTGATAATTCTAGCGGGAGTGCACAGGGATTTATAGGTCTTGGAAAGTTGCGAGCATTCCCAATTCCGATGACAACGCTTGATAGACAAAAATCAATTGAAATAATAATAGATAGCTTGAATGATAACGTAACGCAAATTATTTACGCTTATCAAATGAAGATAAATTCACTAGAAGAACTCAAAAAATCCATTCTCCAAAAAGCCTTTGCGGGAAAGTTGACAAATAAAATGGTTGAAAGTTTACAATTAGCTGCGGAGCCGGAAGAACGTTACTAG
- a CDS encoding ORF6N domain-containing protein translates to MSDKNEIAPVLIENRIFTCRGEQVMLDYHLAELYNVETKRLNEQVKRNDKRFPSSFMFQLSTTEWENLQSQFATTDKTIDLQSQIATAKRRTLPYVFTEQGVSMLSAVLRSDIAIAVSIQIINAFIQMRKTISNHQQLLQLSEDFTLHKLETNSKFEQVFKALEAPTLTSKQGVFFDGQVFDAYSFVNKLIKKAETSIVLIDNYVDDSVITQLTKKEKRSKRLHFE, encoded by the coding sequence ATGAGTGATAAAAATGAAATAGCTCCTGTTTTAATAGAAAATAGAATTTTCACTTGCCGTGGCGAACAGGTAATGTTAGATTATCATTTGGCAGAACTATATAATGTGGAAACCAAAAGGCTAAATGAACAGGTAAAAAGAAACGATAAGCGTTTTCCTTCTTCTTTTATGTTTCAACTTTCTACAACAGAATGGGAGAATTTGCAGTCGCAATTTGCGACTACAGATAAAACGATTGATTTGCAGTCGCAAATTGCGACCGCAAAAAGAAGAACACTGCCTTATGTTTTTACCGAACAAGGTGTTAGTATGTTATCGGCAGTATTAAGAAGCGATATAGCAATTGCGGTGAGCATACAAATAATAAACGCTTTTATACAAATGCGCAAAACAATAAGCAACCACCAACAATTGCTGCAATTATCTGAAGACTTTACACTCCATAAACTGGAAACCAACAGTAAATTTGAGCAAGTTTTTAAAGCCTTGGAAGCACCAACTTTAACGAGCAAACAAGGTGTGTTTTTTGACGGACAAGTCTTTGATGCATATAGCTTTGTAAATAAACTTATTAAAAAAGCAGAAACCTCTATCGTGTTAATTGATAATTATGTGGATGACAGTGTTATTACGCAATTAACCAAAAAGGAAAAAAGAAGTAAACGTTTACATTTTGAGTAA